The proteins below come from a single Oncorhynchus kisutch isolate 150728-3 unplaced genomic scaffold, Okis_V2 scaffold1436, whole genome shotgun sequence genomic window:
- the LOC116366320 gene encoding NLR family CARD domain-containing protein 3-like, translating to MKSDRSMEQPVVFREGDFSTEQRNQHESSESEILSGQSSQSHQTDLDYIFSLLEENIMTFVKNELKMFKRILSPELSEGFEGQKQDKEVVDAEDEKQESSAREGALKITLHVLRKMNQKELADTLEKNELAVICQRELKSNLKKRFQCVFEGIAKQGNPTLLNKIYTELYITEGGTGEVNNEHEMRQIETTTRKQARPETAIKCNDIFKPLTGQDKLIRTVLTKGVAGIGKTVSVQKFILDWAEGIANQDVQFVFLFPFRELNLMKGEYLTLIELLIHFSMETKESRISNYDKYKVLFIFDGLDECRLPLDFQKNKICCDVTKSNSVDVLLTNLIKGNLLPSALLWITTRPAAANKIPSVCVDQVTEVRGFNDPQKEEYFRKRFSDENLASRIISHIKTSRSLHIMCHIPVFCWISATVLEHILEHKREEMPKTLTEMYIHLVVFHTKQNNEKYIGKEDTAQHWNEESILSLGKLAFQQLVKGNLIFYEEDLKEAGIDVNEASVYSGLCTQFFKEECGLYQDRVYCFVHLSIQEFLAAVYVLLSFINNNENLMDKLQTKDEPEVTFYKFAVDKALRCETGNLDLFLRFLLGLSLESNQKHLRGLLTKTRSSSQSHEETVKYIKKKIRDNHSPERIINLFHCLNELNDCSLVEEIQSYLSSGSVSEAKLSPAQWSALVFVLLTSEKELDVFDLKKYSRSEKGLLRLLPVVKASRAAILTGCKLTDTSCKVLVSVLSSNPSHLRELDLSNNDLKDSGVELLSAGLGNPHCKLETLRLTDCKLTDTSCEVLASDLSSNPSHLRELDLSNNDLQDSGVELLSAGLGNPHCKLETLRLSGCLVTEEGCASLVSAMRSNPSHLRELDLSYNHPGDSGVRLLSAGLEDPHCRLEKLNVEHGGENTMKPGLRKYVCDLTLDLNTVNRHLSLSEDNKKVTWRREKQPYPDHPERFEDCRQVLCREGLTGRCYWEVKCSGRRTVLGVTYKGISRRGKGNDCWLGYNDKSWSLICSDNSYIARHNNNPTTIDVPSSSSHSVGVYLDWPAGTLSFYRASSDTLTHLITFTSTFTEPLYPGFRVWGDGDSVSLK from the exons atgaagagtgaccggTCTATGGAACAACCTGTAGTgtttagagagggagacttttctactgaacaaag AAACCAACATGAGAGTTCAGAGTCAGAGATTCTCAGTGGACAGTCTTCCCAAAGTCATCAAACAGACCTAGACTAcatattcagt ttgcttGAAGAGAATATTATGACATTTGTGAAGAACGAACTGAAGATGTTCAAGAGGATTCTTAGTCCAGAACTCTCAGAAGGCTTTGAGGGTCAGAAGCAGGATAAGGAAGTGGTGGATGCTGAAGATGAGAagcaggagagcagtgccagagagggggctctgaagatcacactgcacgtcctgaggaaaatgaaccagaaggagcttgctgacacactggagaaaa ATGAGCTTGCTGTGATTTGCCAACGTGAACTCAAATCTAATCTAAAGAAGAGgtttcaatgtgtatttgaggggatcgctaaacaaggaaacccaacacttctcaataagatctacacagagctctacatcacagagggtggaacaggagaggtcaataatgaacatgagatgagacagattgagacaacaaccaggaaacaagcaagaccagagactgcaatcaaatgtaacgacatcttcaaacccttaactggacaagacaaacttatcagaactgtgctgacaaagggagtcgctggcattggaaaaacagtctctgtgcagaagttcattctggactgggctgaaggaatagcaaatcaggatgtccaatttgtatttTTATTCCCTTTCCGCGAGCTGAATTTGATGAAAGGTGAATATCTCACTTTGATTGAACTTCTCATTCACttctcaatggaaaccaaagaATCAAGAATATCCAACTACGACAAGTAcaaagttctgttcatctttgatggtctggatgagtgccgactgcccctagacttccagaagaacaagatcTGTTGTGACGTCACAAAGTCAAACTCAgtggatgttctgctgacaaacctcatcaagggaaatctgcttccctctgctctcctctggataactacccgacctgcagcagccaataagATACCTTCAGTGTGTGTTGACCAAgtgacagaggtacgagggttcaatgacccacagaaggaggagtacttcaggaagagattcagtgatgagaacctggccagcagaatcatctcacacataaagacatcaagaagcctccacatcatgtgccacattccagtcttctgttggatttctgcaaCAGTCCTTGAACACATCCTGGAAcataagagagaagagatgcccaagactctgactgagatgtacatACACCTTGTGGTGTTCCATACCAAACAGAATAATGAAAAGTATATTGGGAAAGAAGACACAGCTCAACACTGGAATGaagagagcattctgtcactgggaaaactggcttttcaacagcttgtgaagggcaatctgattttctatgaagaagacctgaaagaggctggcattgatgtcaatgaagcCTCAGTGTACTCAGGATTGTGTACACAGTTCTTTAAAGAGGAATGTGGGCTGTACCAGGACAGGGTGTACTGCTTTGTgcatctgagcattcaggagtttctggctgctgtaTATGTGCTCCTGtcattcatcaacaacaatgAGAATCTAATGGACAAACTTCAAACAAAAGACGAGCCTGAAGTTACTTTCTACAAGTTTGCTGTGGATAAAGCCTTACGATGTGAGACGGGAAACCTGGAccttttcctccgcttccttctgggcctctcactggagtccaatcagaagcacttacgAGGTCTACTGACAAAGACAAGAAGCAGCTCACAGAGCCATGAAGAAACAGTCAAGTACATCAAGAAGAAGATCAGGGACAATCACTCTCCAGAGAGGATCATCAATCTTttccactgtctgaatgaactgaatgactgttctctagtggaggagatccAAAGCTACCTGAGCTCAGGAAGTGTCTCCGAAGCCAAACTGTCACCtgcacagtggtcagctctggtctttgtgttgctgacttcagaaaaggagctggatgtgtttgacctgaagaaatactccagatcagagaaaggtcttctgaggctgctgccagtggtcaaagcctccagagctgctat ACTCACTGGCTGTAAACTCACAGACACAtcctgtaaagtgttggtctcagtTCTCagttcaaacccctcacacctgagagagctggatctgagtaacaatgacctgaaggattcaggagtggagctgctctctgctggactggggaatccccactgtaaactggagactctgag ACTCACTGACTGTAAACTCACAGACACATCCTGTGAAGTGTTGGCTTCAGATCTCagttcaaacccctcacacctgagagagctggacctgagtaacaaCGACCTGCAGGATTCAGGAGtggagctgctctctgctggactggggaatccccactgtaaactggagactctgag gctgtcaggctgtctcgtcacagaggaaggctgtgcttctctggtctcagctatgaggtcaaacccctcacacctgagagagctggacctgagctacaatcacccaggagactcaggagtcagactgctctctgctggactggaggatccacactgcagactggagaaactcaa tgtggaacatggtggagagaacaCAATGAAACCTGGGCTTAGAAAAT atgtctgtgatctcacactggacctaaacacagtaaacagacacctctctctgtctgaggataACAAAAAggtgacatggaggagagagaagcagccgtatcctgatcacccagagagatttgaggactgtagacaggtgctgtgtagagagggtctgactgggcgctgttactgggaggtaaAGTGTAGTGGGAGAAGGACTGTTttaggagtgacatataaaggaatcagcAGGAGAGGAAAGGGTAATGACTGTTGGCTTGGATacaatgacaagtcctggagtctgATCTGCTCTGACAACAGTTACATTGCCAGGCACAATAATAATCCCACTACTATAGATGTGCCCTCCTCCAGCTCCCACAGtgtaggagtgtatctggactggccagccggcactctgtccttctatagagcctcctctgacacactgacccaccttatcacattcacctccacattcactgagcccctctatccagggtttagggtttggggtgATGGCGACTCAGTGTCCCTGAAATAa